The following proteins come from a genomic window of Salvia hispanica cultivar TCC Black 2014 chromosome 4, UniMelb_Shisp_WGS_1.0, whole genome shotgun sequence:
- the LOC125222046 gene encoding 5'-deoxynucleotidase HDDC2-like isoform X3, with amino-acid sequence MEQEALDEMCKVLGGGMRAEEIQELWQEYETNSSLEANLVKDFDKVEMILQALEYEKSMGRSWMSSFCQLPKNFKQKSGKDGSRNNF; translated from the exons ATGGAGCAAGAGGCACTAGATGAAATGTGCAAGGTTCTTGGTGGTGGGATGAGAG CTGAAGAAATACAAGAACTATGGCAAGAGTATGAAACCAACTCCTCTCTAGAGGCCAACCTCGTGAAAGATTTTGACAAA GTTGAAATGATTCTACAAGCGTTGGAGTACGAGAAG AGCATGGGAAGATCTTGGATGAGTTCTTTCTGTCAACTGCCG AAAAATTTCAAACAGAAATCGGGAAAAGACGGCAGCCGAAATAATTTCTAG
- the LOC125222046 gene encoding 5'-deoxynucleotidase HDDC2-like isoform X1 has protein sequence MEQEALDEMCKVLGGGMRAEEIQELWQEYETNSSLEANLVKDFDKVEMILQALEYEKVNELTSEHGKILDEFFLSTAEKFQTEIGKRRQPK, from the exons ATGGAGCAAGAGGCACTAGATGAAATGTGCAAGGTTCTTGGTGGTGGGATGAGAG CTGAAGAAATACAAGAACTATGGCAAGAGTATGAAACCAACTCCTCTCTAGAGGCCAACCTCGTGAAAGATTTTGACAAA GTTGAAATGATTCTACAAGCGTTGGAGTACGAGAAGGTGAATGAGTTGACAT CAGAGCATGGGAAGATCTTGGATGAGTTCTTTCTGTCAACTGCCG AAAAATTTCAAACAGAAATCGGGAAAAGACGGCAGCCGAAATAA
- the LOC125222046 gene encoding 5'-deoxynucleotidase HDDC2-like isoform X2, with the protein MEQEALDEMCKVLGGGMRAEEIQELWQEYETNSSLEANLVKDFDKVEMILQALEYEKQSMGRSWMSSFCQLPKNFKQKSGKDGSRNNF; encoded by the exons ATGGAGCAAGAGGCACTAGATGAAATGTGCAAGGTTCTTGGTGGTGGGATGAGAG CTGAAGAAATACAAGAACTATGGCAAGAGTATGAAACCAACTCCTCTCTAGAGGCCAACCTCGTGAAAGATTTTGACAAA GTTGAAATGATTCTACAAGCGTTGGAGTACGAGAAG CAGAGCATGGGAAGATCTTGGATGAGTTCTTTCTGTCAACTGCCG AAAAATTTCAAACAGAAATCGGGAAAAGACGGCAGCCGAAATAATTTCTAG
- the LOC125222504 gene encoding probable calcium-binding protein CML16, which translates to MSAIRSLRTAKMESNQLNQLRDIFARFDMDHDGSLTQLEMAALLRSLGLKPSGDQIHSLLANMDANRNGSIEFDELVAAILPDINEEVLLNQDQLIELFRSFDRDGSGYITAAELAGQMAKMGHALTYRELSDMMQEADTNGDGVLSLHEFVTIMAKSAVEFLAEPESSSSS; encoded by the coding sequence ATGTCAGCAATCCGCAGCCTGAGAACGGCTAAGATGGAATCCAATCAGCTAAACCAGCTGAGGGACATCTTCGCCCGGTTCGACATGGACCACGACGGCAGCCTCACGCAGCTGGAGATGGCCGCCCTCCTCCGCTCGCTCGGCCTCAAGCCCTCCGGCGACCAGATCCACTCCCTCCTCGCCAACATGGACGCCAACCGCAACGGCTCCATCGAATTCGACGAGCTCGTCGCCGCAATCCTCCCCGACATCAACGAGGAGGTGCTTCTCAACCAGGACCAGCTCATCGAGCTCTTCCGCTCCTTCGATCGCGACGGCAGCGGCTACATCACCGCCGCCGAGCTCGCCGGACAGATGGCTAAGATGGGGCACGCCCTCACCTACCGCGAGCTCAGCGACATGATGCAGGAGGCCGACACCAACGGCGACGGCGTCCTCAGCTTGCACGAATTCGTCACCATTATGGCCAAATCTGCTGTCGAGTTTCTCGCCGAGCCTGAATCATCTTCCTCCTCCTAG
- the LOC125222502 gene encoding lysine-rich arabinogalactan protein 19-like — MCNCKYLSFLSKMATFLWACVSTFCILFIAANAQAPAASPSNTPSTTSPPPTTPAAPASPPPAAVATPSVAPTTPPPASSPKTPPPQPPVSPPVASPTLPPALPPALPPPQPPPTPTQQPAPAPVVKPPAPAPVAPVPVAPPVAPPTPPPALPPPVPAPVEVPSPAPAPAKHKKRRHRHRHHHAPAPAPVVVVKSPPAPPTSTDTEDAAPAPSPTLNLNGGISLHQLGRTRMQVTAGSALATLLVVSGFFF; from the exons ATGTGCAACTGCAAGTATCTCTCATTCCTCTCTAAAATGGCAACATTTTTATGGGCTTGTGTTTCTACCTTCTGCATTTTATTCATCGCTGCCAACGCGCAAGCACCCGCAGCTTCACCTTCTAATACCCCATCGACGACGTCTCCACCACCTACTACACCAGCCGCCCCAGCATCACCACCACCTGCAGCTGTAGCCACACCGTCAGTTGCCCCAACCACTCCACCACCCGCTTCAAGCCCGAAAACTCCACCACCACAACCTCCAGTAAGCCCACCCGTTGCAAGTCCAACCCTACCGCCGGCTTTACCACCAGCCTTACCTCCACCACAACCACCCCCCACGCCAACGCAGCAGCCAGCACCGGCCCCTGTAGTAAAACCACCAGCACCAGCACCGGTAGCACCTGTACCAGTTGCACCACCTGTGGCGCCACCGACACCTCCACCGGCTTTACCACCACCGGTCCCAGCACCAGTGGAGGTACCTTCGCCCGCACCAGCACCGGCCAAGCACAAGAAAAGAAGGCACAGACACAGGCATCATCATGCACCAGCACCGGCACCGGTGGTTGTTGTTAAAAGCCCTCCGGCACCACCAACCTCCACAGACACAGAGGACGCAGCACCGGCACCCTCACCTACCttaaatttg AATGGCGGCATCTCACTTCATCAGCTTGGAAGAACCAGAATGCAGGTGACCGCCGGATCGGCCCTGGCTACGCTGTTGGTTGTCAGCGGATTTTTCTTCTAA
- the LOC125222503 gene encoding uncharacterized protein LOC125222503 translates to MGAVRSFKYLVFDNYLPFIAKPPTISLPYSQLFRPNFGAKYENFTLPRSSSVAVRSVRRSRVSYRGNKGAEHCFRAPTISCSMVDGNGEYKEMECNPLQWIACSIWIKPCSLCSCSQEGVIDLKLPRRRLLVSFMCDGCGVRSQRLINRLAYERGLVYVQCSGCSQFHKLVDNLGLVI, encoded by the exons ATGGGAGCTGTTAGAAGCTTCAAATATCTCGTATTTGATAACTATCTGCCATTTATTGCAAAGCCCCCTACAATTTCTCTTCCATATTCCCAATTATTCAGACCTAATTTTGGcgccaaatatgaaaattttacacTTCCCAGATCGTCTTCGGTCGCCGTTCGTAGTGTTAG GAGGTCTAGGGTTTCTTATCGAGGAAATAAGGGGGCGGAGCATTGTTTTAGGGCGCCGACCATTTCATGTTCGATGGTAGATGGTAATGGGGAATACAAAGAAATGGAGTGCAATCCTCTTCAATGGATAGCCTGCAG CATCTGGATCAAGCCGTGCTCCTTATGCTCTTGCTCACAGGAGGGTGTTATTGACTTGAAGCTCCCAAGAAGACGTTTGTTAGTAAGTTTTATGTGTGATGGCTGTGGTGTGCGGTCGCAGAGGTTAATCAACAGACTAGCTTATGAACGTGGGCTTGTTTATGTGCAG TGTTCAGGATGTTCTCAGTTCCACAAGCTTGTCGACAATCTTGGACTTGTTATCTAG
- the LOC125223836 gene encoding phosphate transporter PHO1 homolog 1-like, giving the protein MVKFSKQFEGQLVPEWKEAFVDYWHLKKAVKKIQIFYNQNTNSKKHNTSFSNLIISSLRRHTFLDSKQREPRVIQVHRKLAGSASKTDVYETELLEQVADTDAAVDFFACLDLQLNKVNQFYRAKEKEFLERGESLLKQMEILTELKAAVKKHQRAKGPSAQDLKEEESISGTISCDDECMKYAATTEPGLENITGEFDKDDVKSSESPKSGELERSMRMKQGDGKLKSVSNCVINCQGKNLRICIPVTNPARTFSAISYLLWDDLVNQSSKKSGPERNKLHINKKKLHHAEKMIRGAFVELYKGLGYLKTYRNLNMLAFVKILKKFDKVTNKQVLPIYLRVVEGSFFNSSDKALKLADEVEELFVKHFAEEDKRKAMKYLRPTQRTESHTVTFFIGLFAGGFVALFVGYVIMAHITGMYRSKSDTVYMETVYPVLSIFGMLFLHLFLFGCNIFVWRKTRINYSFIFELCPTKELKYRDVFLICTSSMAAVVGVLFVHLSLVAKGYSYAQVQAIPGLLLLAFIIVLICPFNVIYKSSRYRLLSVIRNIALSPLYKVLMLDFFMADQLCSQVPTLRNIEYIACYYITGSYKTQDYNYCTSTTYYKDLAYAVSFLPYYCRALQCARRWFDEGHKSHLVNLGKYVSAMLAAGAKMAYEKEKTAGWLCLVVIMSSAATVYQLYWDFVKDWGLLQFNSKNPWLRDELVLRHKFIYYFSLGLNLVLRLAWLQTVFHYNFEKVDYRVTMLFLAALEVVRRGQWNFYRLENEHLNNAGKFRAVKIVPLPFHEVDDQD; this is encoded by the exons ATGGTGAAGTTCTCAAAGCAGTTTGAGGGGCAGTTGGTTCCTGAATGGAAAGAAGCCTTTGTGGATTACTGGCATCTAAAGAAGGCTGtcaagaaaatacaaattttctATAACCAAAACACCAACAGCAAGAAACACAACACTTCCTTTTCTAATCTCATCATATCTTCTTTGAGAAGGCATACTTTTCTTGACAGCAAGCAGAGAGAGCCAAGGGTCATTCAA GTACACCGCAAGCTTGCAGGCTCGGCTAGTAAGACAGACGTGTACGAGACTGAGCTGCTGGAGCAGGTTGCTGACACGGATGCTGCAGTCGACTTCTTTGCTTGTTTGGATCTCCAACTCAACAAAGTGAACCAGTTTTACAGAGCAAAGGAGAAGGAGTTTCTCGAGAGGGGTGAGTCGTTGTTGAAGCAAATGGAGATTCTCACTGAGCTTAAGGCCGCTGTGAAGAAGCACCAACGGGCTAAAGGGCCTTCCGCTCAGGACTTGAAGGAGGAGGAGTCAATTTCAGGCACTATATCATGTG ATGATGAGTGCATGAAGTATGCTGCAACTACCGAGCCGGGGTTGGAGAATATAACCGGTGAGTTTGACAAAGATGATGTGAAATCTTCTGAATCTCCCAAGTCTGGTGAACTTGAAAGATCAATGAGAATGAAGCAAGGGGACGGGAAACTCAAGTCCGTCTCCAACTGCGTGATCAACTGCCAAGGGAAGAACTTGAGAATCTGCATTCCTGTTACGAATCCAGCCCGTACATTCTCAGCTATCAGCTACTTGTTGTGGGATGATTTGGTGAACCAGTCGTCAAAGAAAAGTGGTCCGGAGAGAAACAAGCTGCATATCAACAAGAAAAAGCTTCATCATGCAGAAAAGATGATTAGGGGCGCCTTCGTTGAGCTCTACAAAGGATTAGGCTACCTCAAAACTTATAG GAACTTGAACATGCTAGCATTTGTGAAGATTTTGAAGAAATTCGACAAA GTGACAAACAAACAAGTCCTTCCCATTTACTTAAGAGTGGTGGAGGGCTCCTTCTTCAACAGTTCAGACAAG GCACTGAAATTAGCAGATGAGGTTGAGGAGCTTTTTGTCAAGCATTTTGCTGAAGAGGATAAAAGGAAGGCCATGAAATATCTTAGGCCGACTCAGCGTACAGAATCGCACACTGTCACGTTTTTTATTG GATTGTTCGCTGGGGGCTTCGTAGCACTCTTTGTAGGATATGTTATCATGGCTCATATTACAGGAATGTATAGATCTAAGTCAGACACGGTGTACATGGAAACAGTCTATCCCGTGCTCAG CATATTCGGTATGCTGTTTCTGCACCTCTTCCTGTTCGGATGCAACATTTTTGTATGGAGAAAGACGCGTATAAACTACAGCTTCATCTTCGAACTCTGCCCCACAAAGGAGCTCAAGTACAGAGATGTGTTCCTGATTTGCACCTCATCGATGGCCGCTGTAGTTGGAGTCTTGTTTGTCCATTTATCACTCGTGGCAAAGGGATACTCCTACGCTCAAGTCCAAGCCATCCCCGGCCTTCTCCTGCTG GCTTTCATTATAGTCCTGATCTGTCCGTTCAACGTGATATACAAGTCAAGTCGCTACCGTTTGCTCTCTGTGATAAGAAACATCGCGTTATCGCCTCTTTATAAGGTCTTGATGCTAGATTTCTTCATGGCTGATCAACTTTGTAGCCAG GTCCCGACACTCAGAAACATTGAGTACATAGCATGTTACTACATAACCGGGAGCTACAAAACTCAAGACTACAACTACTGCACTAGCACAACATACTACAAAGACTTGGCTTATGCAGTTTCTTTCCTGCCTTATTACTGTAGAGCCCTGCAG TGTGCCCGACGTTGGTTTGATGAGGGGCACAAGAGCCATCTTGTCAACCTAGGCAAATATGTGTCTGCAATGCTGGCTGCAGGAGCCAAAATGGCGTACGAGAAGGAGAAGACAGCCGGATGGCTCTGCCTCGTTGTGATCATGTCCAGCGCTGCAACCGTGTATCAGCTGTACTGGGACTTTGTCAAGGACTGGGGCCTCCTCCAGTTCAACTCCAAGAATCCGTGGCTGAGAGATGAGCTCGTGCTTCGCCACAAGTTCATTTACTATTTCTCTTTG GGGTTGAACCTAGTGCTCAGGCTAGCTTGGCTGCAGACTGTTTTTCACTACAACTTTGAAAAGGTTGATTACAGAGTTACCATGTTGTTCTTAGCAGCACTTGAAGTTGTAAGAAGAGGGCAATGGAACTTTTACAG GTTGGAGAATGAGCATCTGAATAATGCAGGCAAATTTAGAGCTGTGAAGATAGTGCCACTGCCTTTTCATGAGGTGGATGATCAAGATTGA
- the LOC125219189 gene encoding probable isoprenylcysteine alpha-carbonyl methylesterase ICMEL2: MKPHLLPVSIPNGAPPYSRMIKAAPDTASSLAASAAMLIGSELDLGAAVSRILMPPEEEKKKDEGSPLIPRTSSYTEAATSNSYQHQKRRRRAASDNSLLTLEGGGGCRSLRQDAGRDASDTYLVTRIGFQLLRYIGVGFRLITRFLALGCYSFLLFPGFLQVGYYYFVSDRVRRGIFYGDLRRNRLDLYLPKNSDGPKPVIAFVTGGAWIIGYKAWGSLLGQQLSDRDIMVACIDYRNFPQATIGDMVKDAAQGISFICNNIAEYGGDPNRVYVMGQSAGAHIAACALLEQAIKEASGEKTSWSVSQIKAYFGLSGGYNLLNLVDHFHNRGLYRSIFLSIMEGEESLKKYSPEVMAQDPNNRNAVSLLPPTILFHGTADYSIPSVSSTSFAETLRGLGVQAESILYEGKTHTDVFLQDPMRGGRDDMFEDLVAMIHSGDPEALARDTTAPPKRRLVPEFMLRLARSVSPF, from the exons ATGAAGCCACATCTGCTTCCCGTATCAATCCCGAACGGCGCGCCGCCATATTCTCGGATGATCAAGGCTGCACCGGACACGGCGTCGTCTTTGGCAGCCTCCGCGGCAATGCTGATCGGATCGGAACTCGATTTGGGGGCGGCGGTGTCGAGGATTTTGATGCCGccggaggaggagaagaagaaggacgAAGGGAGCCCCCTCATTCCGAGGACTTCCAGCTATACGGAGGCGGCGACTTCCAATTCCTATCAGCACCAGAAGAGACGCCGCCGCGCCGCCAGTGATAACTCCCTTTTGACTCTGGAAGGGGGCGGCGGCTGCCGCTCTCTCCGCCAGGACGCCGGGAGAGATGCCTCTGATACATATCTGGTTACTCGAATTGGATTTCAGTTGCTGCGATATATTGG GGTAGGCTTCAGATTGATCACCAGATTTCTTGCCCTTGGCTGTTattctttccttctttttcCTGGATTTCTTCAAG TGGGATATTATTACTTCGTCTCTGATAGAGTACGTAGAGGTATATTTTATGGCGACCTTCGCAGAAATAG GCTTGATCTGTATTTACCGAAAAATAGTGATGGACCAAAGCCAGTCATTGCATTTGTAACTGGTGGAGCCTGGATTATTGG CTATAAAGCGTGGGGTTCTCTTCTAGGACAACAGTTATCAGACAGAGATATTATGGTTGCTTGCATAGATTACAG GAACTTTCCTCAGGCAACTATTGGTGATATGGTTAAAGATGCTGCTCAAGGTATCTCATTTATATGCAACAATATTGCTGAATATGGAGGGGACCCTAACAG aGTATATGTAATGGGACAGTCAGCCGGTGCACACATTGCTGCTTGTGCTCTACTAGAGCAGGCAATCAAAGAGGCCAGTGGCGAAAAGACTTCATGGAGCGTGTCTCAGATCAAAGCCTATTTCGGTTTATCTGGAGG GTACAATTTGTTGAACCTTGTAGATCATTTCCATAATCGAGGTTTGTACCGCTCAATTTTCCTGAG CATAATGGAGGGGGAGGaatcactaaaaaaatattctccaGAAGTAATGGCTCAGGATCCTAACAACAGAAATGCTGTTTCTCTGTTACCTCCTACAATCCTTTTCCATGGAACTGCAGACTATTCCATCCCCTCCGTTTCCAG CACAAGCTTCGCTGAGACCCTCCGAGGCTTGGGAGTGCAAGCTGAGTCGATCTTGTACGAAGGCAAGACGCACACAGATGTGTTCCTTCAG GATCCTATGAGAGGTGGCAGAGATGATATGTTTGAAGATTTGGTGGCCATGATTCATTCCGGAGACCCCGAAGCTTTGGCAAGGGATACCACAGCACCTCCAAAGAGGCGGCTTGTACCCGAGTTCATGCTGCGATTAGCCCGCAGTGTCAGCCCATTCTGA